The following are encoded in a window of Pelotomaculum isophthalicicum JI genomic DNA:
- a CDS encoding electron transfer flavoprotein subunit alpha/FixB family protein, translating to MSLVLTCLLDQGNLSRDSLEVLGAGKSIAAELDAVLAAAVIGAETGAVCAAAGEYGASKIYSVQDAALEQYYCEGYLAALEAVCRECEPAVVLFVTNAQGREMAPRLAKRLGKTALVDCLSFNADKETGRIVFTKPVFGGKAMAQVAMSDAPAVVAMRRRSIEPAQPEQVAAETIQVKPSAIPPNPFKLIERVEEQTAGVRLEDARVVVSGGQGLGGPENFALLEELAGLLGGAVGASRVAVDSGWVSSSKQVGQTGKIVAPDIYLAVGISGACQHLAGCSGSKVIVAINTDPEAPIFGAARLGVVGDYKEVLPPLIEKVKEMA from the coding sequence ATGTCCTTAGTCCTGACCTGTCTGTTGGATCAAGGAAACCTGTCCCGTGACAGCCTGGAAGTTCTCGGCGCCGGTAAAAGTATCGCCGCAGAGCTGGATGCTGTGCTGGCAGCGGCGGTAATCGGCGCGGAAACCGGCGCGGTATGCGCGGCGGCAGGGGAATACGGGGCGAGCAAGATATATTCGGTGCAAGACGCCGCTCTGGAACAGTATTACTGCGAAGGATACCTGGCCGCGCTGGAAGCGGTGTGCCGGGAATGCGAGCCGGCGGTGGTCCTGTTCGTAACCAACGCGCAAGGACGCGAAATGGCGCCCAGACTGGCAAAGCGGTTGGGCAAGACGGCTCTTGTCGACTGCTTAAGCTTTAACGCGGATAAAGAAACCGGGCGAATTGTCTTTACCAAGCCGGTGTTTGGCGGTAAGGCGATGGCGCAAGTGGCGATGAGTGACGCCCCGGCTGTAGTGGCCATGCGCCGGCGCAGTATTGAACCCGCCCAGCCGGAGCAAGTGGCAGCGGAAACAATCCAGGTCAAGCCGTCCGCCATTCCTCCCAACCCTTTTAAATTAATTGAGCGGGTGGAGGAGCAAACGGCAGGCGTCCGCCTGGAGGATGCCAGAGTGGTTGTGTCCGGGGGGCAGGGGCTCGGCGGGCCGGAAAACTTTGCCCTGCTGGAAGAACTGGCCGGCTTGCTGGGAGGCGCTGTAGGCGCCAGCCGCGTAGCGGTAGACAGCGGCTGGGTCAGCAGCTCGAAGCAAGTGGGTCAAACCGGCAAGATCGTCGCGCCGGACATTTATCTGGCGGTGGGTATCTCAGGAGCCTGCCAGCATTTGGCCGGGTGTTCCGGTTCCAAGGTCATCGTGGCTATCAATACCGATCCCGAGGCGCCGATTTTTGGGGCGGCCAGGCTTGGGGTGGTTGGCGACTACAAAGAAGTTCTGCCGCCGCTGATCGAAAAAGTAAAAGAAATGGCTTAG
- a CDS encoding heterodisulfide reductase-related iron-sulfur binding cluster, which translates to MGLPGIIVFIIILAAAIWLFAMAIRQRYLILRLGQPEDRFDQIGERVKSLFVYVLGQKKVLDEAYPGLLHVLIFWGFLVLGLGELQFFGEGLYPGFVLPLLGHYPAFYLIQDLFAVLVLIGLLMAAWRRYVVKPDRLDHNPEAAIILSLITGVVLTLFIADGLRAAAHPAASEAAPVTAIISDFLGKQGWSLETLNILYFTFWWAHVLIILGFLVFIPYSKHMHLVACPFNTFFRSLNPMGKMLQPVDFEDEQATLGVRKITDFSWKHLLDMLTCTQCGRCQDNCPAYLSSTPLSSKRFINNMKEHLLECGKEISPGLAHAYAEQNESSGETGSLLESSLIGSVVAEEELWSCKTCGACQYICPVMIEHVPKNVNLRRYLAMEEASYPSGVDNAIRCLEDRGHPYKGTMASRSSWFRGSWVEELVKENNKEILFWVGCTAALDDRNMKIAQAFAELLKRSGVHFGILGEKENCCGDPARRLGNEFLYDGLVRDNINLLKKHKVKTIVTTCPHCYNAFKNEYPQIDGEFGQNYEVYHHTEYLAKLLKEKKLVVESAFTETVTYHDPCYLGRYNEIFEIPREVLQNISGVKLLEMQRNRGRSFCCGGGGGGAWMEEEGTRVNHMRAEQVFVSGADVLCTACPFCMTMMNDGIKVKQAGQDKAVRIYDLAEILEAVTQKNS; encoded by the coding sequence ATGGGACTGCCTGGCATAATTGTTTTCATTATTATTTTAGCTGCCGCAATCTGGCTTTTCGCCATGGCTATAAGACAGCGTTATTTAATCCTGCGTTTAGGCCAACCCGAAGACAGGTTCGATCAAATAGGTGAGCGGGTGAAATCTTTATTTGTTTACGTGCTCGGCCAGAAAAAAGTATTGGATGAAGCATATCCGGGGCTGTTGCACGTGCTCATCTTCTGGGGATTTTTAGTTCTTGGCCTGGGTGAACTGCAATTTTTCGGAGAAGGATTGTACCCCGGATTCGTTTTGCCTTTATTGGGTCATTACCCGGCTTTTTACCTGATTCAAGATTTATTCGCGGTTTTAGTGCTAATCGGACTCCTGATGGCGGCCTGGCGCCGTTACGTAGTCAAACCGGACCGGCTTGACCATAACCCGGAAGCGGCAATTATTTTATCGCTAATCACCGGTGTGGTCCTGACCCTTTTTATAGCGGACGGACTTAGGGCGGCCGCTCACCCGGCGGCTTCGGAAGCGGCGCCGGTAACAGCGATTATTTCGGATTTCCTGGGCAAACAAGGCTGGAGCCTGGAAACTTTAAATATACTGTATTTTACTTTTTGGTGGGCGCATGTCTTAATCATCCTTGGTTTTCTGGTATTTATTCCTTACTCCAAACACATGCATTTAGTCGCCTGTCCCTTCAACACATTTTTCCGTTCCCTCAATCCCATGGGAAAAATGCTTCAGCCGGTTGATTTCGAGGATGAGCAGGCAACTCTGGGCGTAAGAAAAATCACTGATTTTAGCTGGAAACACCTGTTAGACATGTTGACTTGCACCCAGTGCGGCCGCTGCCAGGATAACTGCCCCGCTTATCTGAGCAGTACGCCCCTTTCATCAAAGCGGTTTATCAATAATATGAAAGAACACCTGCTGGAGTGCGGGAAAGAAATCAGCCCCGGCCTAGCTCACGCCTACGCGGAACAGAACGAGTCAAGCGGGGAGACCGGGAGTCTGTTGGAAAGCAGCCTGATCGGCAGTGTAGTTGCGGAAGAAGAGTTATGGTCGTGCAAAACCTGTGGCGCGTGCCAGTATATTTGCCCGGTGATGATCGAACACGTGCCTAAAAATGTTAACTTGCGCCGCTATCTGGCGATGGAAGAAGCGTCCTATCCCAGCGGCGTCGACAACGCCATCCGTTGTCTGGAGGACAGGGGCCACCCTTATAAAGGCACTATGGCCTCGCGTTCAAGCTGGTTTCGCGGTTCATGGGTCGAAGAACTGGTCAAGGAAAACAACAAAGAGATTCTTTTCTGGGTTGGCTGCACGGCGGCCCTTGACGACCGGAACATGAAAATAGCCCAGGCGTTTGCCGAACTGCTCAAACGCTCGGGAGTACATTTCGGAATATTAGGAGAAAAAGAAAATTGTTGCGGGGATCCGGCCCGGCGCCTGGGGAACGAATTTTTATATGACGGCCTGGTCCGGGATAATATCAACCTCTTAAAAAAGCATAAGGTTAAAACCATTGTGACGACATGCCCGCATTGCTATAACGCCTTTAAAAACGAGTACCCGCAAATAGACGGTGAATTCGGTCAAAATTATGAAGTTTACCATCACACTGAATACCTGGCTAAATTGCTGAAGGAAAAGAAGCTCGTCGTAGAAAGCGCTTTCACGGAAACGGTAACTTATCATGATCCCTGTTACTTGGGCCGGTATAACGAAATTTTTGAAATTCCCCGGGAAGTGCTGCAAAATATCAGTGGCGTAAAACTACTTGAAATGCAGAGAAACAGGGGAAGGAGTTTTTGCTGCGGCGGCGGTGGCGGCGGCGCCTGGATGGAAGAAGAAGGCACCCGGGTAAACCATATGAGAGCTGAGCAGGTTTTCGTAAGCGGCGCGGATGTACTGTGCACAGCCTGTCCTTTCTGCATGACCATGATG